One genomic window of Actinoalloteichus hoggarensis includes the following:
- a CDS encoding septum formation family protein — protein MNTRLVMIGAAAGALIVLTASALSLLPGDRSGGGPGGGGVRPGAGSQQPQQAPLLFETEAGECLTWAEPDASDIRPVTCEEPHLFEVSGSIDLAELPPEDDAAESEDLDGAGAGGAGAGGVGGGAATDEGEPSSEPSAGDEPEPYGEGAPFPDTDTWLALKDTHCLPQAADYLDGMLDPHGRFRVSAFTPSAESWEEGDRAMHCGLQWPATSGGLYSIIGEIADLDQANVYEPGVCLGISGGAVTDPVDCAEPHSQEIIEVYDLSEGFDVHPSDAAQDEYLQPLCRQASTDYAGGPVSEQGLTYAWDLLPLESWEAGTRRVKCFVAAVLPDESGMAPITGSVRGEFEVSDEEPAPEENTVTPGAPLPNPTGPPMHGDHDLSESPEPGDADEGADEEGAEADPDDEAGEDVGGDGGTGDGG, from the coding sequence ATGAACACGCGACTCGTGATGATCGGCGCTGCCGCGGGCGCGCTGATCGTCCTGACGGCGTCCGCCCTCTCCCTGTTGCCCGGCGATCGGTCGGGCGGCGGTCCGGGCGGTGGCGGCGTCCGACCCGGAGCCGGCTCCCAACAGCCGCAGCAGGCACCACTGCTCTTCGAGACCGAGGCAGGCGAGTGTCTGACCTGGGCCGAGCCCGACGCCTCGGACATCCGTCCGGTGACCTGCGAGGAACCACACCTCTTCGAGGTCTCCGGCTCCATCGATCTCGCCGAGCTCCCGCCGGAGGACGACGCGGCGGAGTCCGAGGACCTCGACGGAGCAGGCGCGGGAGGAGCGGGCGCGGGAGGCGTCGGGGGCGGAGCGGCGACGGACGAGGGCGAGCCGAGCAGCGAGCCGTCCGCCGGGGACGAGCCCGAGCCTTACGGCGAGGGCGCTCCGTTCCCCGACACCGACACCTGGCTGGCGCTCAAGGACACCCACTGCCTGCCGCAGGCGGCCGACTACCTCGACGGGATGCTCGACCCGCACGGCCGGTTCCGGGTCAGCGCGTTCACGCCGAGCGCCGAGAGCTGGGAGGAGGGCGACCGGGCGATGCACTGCGGGCTCCAGTGGCCCGCGACCTCGGGCGGGCTCTATTCGATCATCGGTGAGATCGCGGACCTCGACCAGGCCAACGTGTACGAGCCGGGGGTGTGCCTCGGCATCAGCGGCGGCGCGGTCACCGATCCGGTCGACTGCGCGGAACCGCACTCCCAGGAGATCATCGAGGTCTACGACCTCTCCGAGGGCTTCGACGTCCATCCTTCCGACGCGGCGCAGGACGAGTACCTGCAACCGCTGTGCAGGCAGGCCTCCACCGACTACGCGGGCGGTCCGGTGAGCGAGCAGGGGCTCACCTACGCCTGGGACCTGCTGCCGCTGGAGAGTTGGGAGGCCGGCACCCGCCGCGTGAAGTGCTTCGTGGCGGCCGTGCTGCCGGACGAGAGCGGAATGGCCCCGATCACCGGGAGTGTGCGCGGCGAGTTCGAGGTCAGCGACGAGGAGCCCGCCCCGGAGGAGAACACCGTCACGCCGGGCGCACCGCTGCCCAACCCGACCGGTCCCCCCATGCACGGCGACCACGACCTGTCGGAGTCGCCCGAACCGGGCGACGCCGACGAGGGCGCGGACGAGGAGGGCGCCGAGGCCGATCCCGACGATGAGGCCGGCGAGGACGTCGGAGGCGATGGGGGTACCGGCGATGGCGGTTGA
- a CDS encoding response regulator, translating to MSIGVLLVDDHEVVRRGLRELLSAEPDIDVVAEAGSVGEAIVAASATRPQVALLDMRLPDGDGPSLCGRLRATPHPPACLVLTAFDDEDLLVEAIQAGAAGYLLKQVRGQDLVTAIREVAAGRSLLDPTTTARVLDRLRRPAPIDELAILTDQERRVLELIGEGLTNRQIGLRLFLAEKTVKNYVTAVLAKLGMERRTQAAAWLARRQAR from the coding sequence GTGTCCATCGGTGTGCTGCTCGTCGACGACCACGAGGTGGTGCGGCGCGGGCTGCGTGAGCTGCTCTCCGCCGAGCCCGACATCGACGTCGTCGCCGAGGCGGGCAGCGTCGGCGAGGCGATCGTGGCGGCCTCGGCGACCCGGCCGCAGGTGGCCCTTCTCGACATGCGCCTGCCGGACGGCGACGGCCCCTCGCTCTGCGGGCGACTGCGGGCGACGCCGCACCCGCCCGCCTGCCTCGTGCTGACCGCGTTCGACGACGAGGACCTGCTCGTGGAGGCGATCCAGGCGGGCGCGGCGGGATACCTGCTCAAGCAGGTCCGGGGGCAGGACCTCGTGACGGCGATCCGGGAGGTCGCGGCGGGTCGATCCCTGCTGGACCCGACCACCACCGCGCGGGTGCTCGATCGACTCCGCCGGCCCGCCCCGATCGACGAACTCGCCATCCTGACCGATCAGGAACGTCGCGTACTGGAACTGATCGGGGAGGGACTGACGAACCGGCAGATCGGTCTGCGGCTGTTCCTGGCCGAGAAGACGGTGAAGAACTACGTGACGGCCGTCCTGGCGAAGCTGGGCATGGAACGGCGCACCCAGGCAGCCGCCTGGCTGGCCCGCCGCCAGGCCCGCTGA
- a CDS encoding histidine phosphatase family protein, with the protein MRLILARHGETESNVRLALDTVPPGPPLTEEGFRQAERLGEDLAAEPVAAVYASRALRAQLTAAPVAARHELEVEVLDGIQEVFVGELEGASDLASLARFAEVYAQWQEGELDRAFPGGESGRQVVDRFLAVIDKLRTRHRSGTVVLVSHGAALRLVGGSLAENVTGSLANATHLPNTGRIVLTEDGVASSGWRCLEWTGHEITV; encoded by the coding sequence CTGCGATTGATTCTGGCCAGGCACGGGGAGACCGAGTCGAACGTCCGGCTCGCGCTCGACACCGTGCCGCCGGGGCCGCCGCTCACCGAGGAGGGCTTCCGGCAGGCGGAGCGACTCGGCGAGGACCTGGCGGCCGAGCCGGTGGCGGCCGTCTACGCCAGTCGAGCGTTGCGGGCGCAGCTCACCGCCGCTCCGGTGGCCGCTCGGCACGAACTGGAAGTGGAGGTGCTGGACGGGATTCAGGAGGTCTTCGTCGGCGAGCTGGAAGGCGCCTCCGACCTCGCTTCGCTGGCCCGATTCGCCGAGGTCTACGCCCAGTGGCAGGAGGGCGAACTCGATCGAGCGTTTCCCGGCGGCGAGAGCGGGCGACAGGTCGTCGACCGGTTCCTCGCGGTGATCGACAAGCTCAGGACGAGGCATCGCTCCGGGACGGTCGTCCTGGTCAGCCATGGGGCGGCGCTGCGGCTGGTCGGCGGGAGCCTCGCCGAGAACGTGACCGGTTCCCTCGCGAATGCCACGCACCTGCCCAACACAGGGCGCATCGTCCTGACCGAAGACGGCGTCGCGTCGTCGGGGTGGCGTTGCCTGGAGTGGACCGGCCACGAGATCACGGTCTGA
- the cydC gene encoding thiol reductant ABC exporter subunit CydC yields MSSGDAAALPFPSARRQASAGRGPMAGLSLLPTSTRRALLLTGLLAAANAVVLVVQAVAMAEALGAVVVSGVGAAELAGNLWVLGIAVAARAGLSWATESVAARAAGAARRELRGALLDAALRIGPEWIHGGGPGAAHVDSDGAAADGPTAPSQVRGGAAHLASIATTGLDALDAYFIRLLPALVTAAAVPPLVGGWILLTDPPSAMLILVTVPLIPLFAVLIGRFTEARSARTADAASRLSDRLRELVKALPLLTAFRRAAAQTALVERVDEEHRRAGMATLRVAFLSALALELIASMSVALVAVNIGLRVVAGDVELTTALVVLILVAECYLPLRAAGAAHHAAEDGVEAVRRVHDVLDLADSLDREPRPGTAAAEPAIRPATGARATRSRPAAVPSTGISAQAGEPGPVAASDAEGGGGSFTGGGDDGAARPPSAEACEAAEAFGRLAAESAGRLAAESAGRLAAELAVSGVHVTDLRVHRRDRDAPAGLSFHVKPGEILRLDGQNGIGPSGSGKSTTFAVLLGLLPADAGDVRVGDLELSRCDLREWRRNVAWVPQRPRFTEPTVAEELALATADQEGGPPSQRELIVAARSAAAGHLLGRSTAALSLGERQRVATARAFLRMGRGARLLLLDEPTSHLDAATAGTVRASVRRYADDGAVVVLAEHRPTDAAAGVETTRPVAADTATRPALPGRLWDLLDRRWAVAVGLGALSVLAGVALTGTAGWLIATAADHPPVLTLTVAAVLVRTFALSKALLRYLERLFTHDAAFRLAGRLRLSLWRSLVRAGPAQANHRGNAEALRTLVTDVDVVRDLVPRVLLPPLVAGVVGVLVVIAQWSLLPAAGAAMAAGLLIAAIGGGWVAATVRRRGVAVPATLRRRVADRVLGLLDGAADLTAMGADRQCRDALDRDDRELTRLSRREAVGVGAAAAVVTTATGAALLVCLAAVADAVAAGALSGPWAAVVVLVALTAGEIVATVPPAWQQAAALRGAQGRLLPADERVTGRPRADTALRPTPDTAEVRLIKVDARWPGAAEPALRDVTMELPPGARVAVLGPSGAGKSTLLALLLGFLPAEQGMISRPARVAWCPQDASLVSTSIRENLRLADPTADDERLRAALRSAGLDAFVDRLDTVVGGDGVALSGGEAGRLSFARTLLAARDADLVLLDEPTASLDAEAAARVRAAIRSELADHTVVHVTHHIEEAEDADLVLEVRDGTVRAYPELGALALSSQPLSMEIGLHSGPVVVPVQQARAD; encoded by the coding sequence GTGTCGTCGGGGGACGCGGCCGCCCTGCCGTTCCCCTCGGCCCGCAGGCAGGCATCGGCTGGACGCGGGCCGATGGCCGGGCTGTCGCTGCTGCCGACGTCGACGCGCCGCGCCCTGCTGCTGACCGGCCTGCTCGCGGCGGCCAACGCGGTGGTCCTCGTCGTGCAGGCGGTGGCGATGGCCGAGGCGCTCGGTGCGGTCGTCGTCTCCGGCGTCGGCGCGGCCGAACTGGCGGGGAACCTGTGGGTCCTGGGCATCGCGGTGGCGGCCAGGGCCGGGCTGAGCTGGGCGACCGAGTCCGTCGCGGCTCGTGCGGCGGGTGCGGCTCGGCGTGAGCTGCGGGGCGCCCTGCTCGACGCGGCCCTGCGGATCGGCCCCGAATGGATTCACGGCGGCGGCCCGGGTGCCGCGCACGTCGACTCCGACGGCGCGGCCGCCGACGGCCCGACCGCGCCGTCACAGGTTCGCGGCGGTGCGGCCCATCTCGCCTCGATCGCGACCACCGGACTGGACGCGCTCGACGCCTACTTCATCCGGCTCCTGCCCGCCCTTGTCACGGCGGCGGCGGTGCCGCCGCTGGTCGGCGGCTGGATCCTCCTCACCGATCCCCCCTCGGCGATGTTGATCCTGGTGACCGTCCCGCTGATCCCGCTCTTCGCCGTCCTGATCGGCCGGTTCACCGAGGCACGATCGGCCAGGACGGCAGATGCCGCCTCTCGGCTGTCCGACCGACTGCGGGAACTGGTCAAGGCGCTGCCGTTGCTCACGGCGTTTCGCCGGGCGGCGGCGCAGACGGCTCTGGTGGAACGTGTCGACGAGGAGCACCGGCGGGCAGGCATGGCGACGCTGCGCGTCGCGTTCCTCTCGGCGCTGGCACTGGAACTGATCGCGTCCATGTCCGTGGCCCTGGTGGCCGTCAACATCGGCCTTCGGGTGGTCGCGGGTGATGTCGAGCTGACGACCGCGCTGGTCGTGCTCATCCTGGTGGCCGAGTGCTACCTGCCGCTGCGCGCGGCGGGGGCGGCGCATCATGCCGCCGAGGACGGCGTGGAGGCCGTCCGCCGAGTCCACGACGTCCTCGACCTCGCTGATTCGCTCGACCGAGAACCGAGACCCGGGACGGCCGCGGCGGAGCCGGCGATCCGCCCCGCCACCGGCGCGCGGGCGACTCGAAGCAGACCGGCGGCCGTGCCGTCGACCGGAATCAGCGCCCAGGCGGGCGAGCCGGGGCCGGTTGCCGCGTCTGACGCTGAGGGCGGGGGCGGCTCCTTCACCGGAGGCGGCGACGACGGCGCGGCCCGGCCGCCCTCGGCCGAGGCATGCGAGGCCGCCGAGGCGTTCGGGCGGCTCGCCGCCGAATCCGCTGGGCGGCTCGCCGCCGAATCCGCTGGGCGGCTCGCCGCCGAACTCGCCGTGAGCGGCGTTCATGTGACGGACCTCCGGGTGCACAGGCGCGATCGAGACGCGCCCGCCGGGCTGAGCTTCCACGTGAAGCCGGGCGAGATCCTGCGGCTGGACGGGCAGAACGGCATCGGGCCCAGCGGCAGCGGCAAGTCCACCACCTTCGCCGTGCTGCTGGGCCTGCTGCCCGCCGATGCGGGCGACGTGCGGGTAGGCGACCTCGAGCTGTCGCGCTGCGACCTCCGAGAATGGCGACGCAATGTGGCCTGGGTTCCGCAGCGACCCCGATTCACCGAGCCCACCGTCGCGGAGGAACTGGCCCTCGCCACGGCGGACCAGGAAGGCGGTCCGCCGAGCCAGCGGGAGCTGATCGTGGCCGCGCGATCGGCCGCCGCGGGTCATCTGCTCGGCCGATCGACGGCGGCGCTCTCCCTGGGCGAACGTCAGCGAGTCGCGACGGCCCGGGCGTTCCTACGGATGGGACGCGGCGCCCGCCTGCTGCTGCTGGACGAGCCGACATCGCATCTGGACGCCGCCACGGCGGGCACGGTGCGGGCGAGCGTCCGTCGATACGCCGACGACGGCGCCGTGGTGGTGTTGGCCGAACACCGGCCCACCGACGCCGCTGCCGGGGTCGAGACGACACGTCCGGTCGCCGCTGACACCGCAACCCGACCAGCGCTCCCCGGCAGACTGTGGGACCTGTTGGACCGGCGGTGGGCGGTGGCCGTCGGGCTCGGCGCCCTCTCCGTCCTCGCGGGCGTGGCGCTCACCGGCACGGCCGGCTGGCTGATCGCCACCGCGGCCGACCACCCCCCGGTGCTCACGCTGACGGTCGCCGCCGTGCTCGTCCGCACCTTCGCCCTGTCGAAGGCGTTGCTGCGGTACCTGGAGCGGCTCTTCACCCACGACGCGGCCTTCCGGCTCGCGGGCAGACTGCGGCTCTCCCTGTGGAGATCGCTGGTGCGCGCCGGGCCCGCACAGGCGAATCACCGGGGCAACGCCGAGGCGCTGCGCACCCTCGTCACGGACGTCGACGTCGTGCGCGACCTCGTGCCCCGGGTGCTGCTGCCACCGCTGGTCGCCGGGGTGGTCGGCGTCCTCGTGGTGATCGCTCAGTGGTCCCTGCTGCCTGCGGCGGGGGCGGCCATGGCCGCCGGTCTGCTGATCGCCGCCATCGGCGGCGGCTGGGTGGCAGCGACGGTGCGACGTCGCGGCGTCGCGGTACCCGCCACGCTGCGCAGGCGGGTGGCCGACCGGGTGTTGGGACTCCTCGACGGGGCGGCCGACCTGACCGCGATGGGCGCCGATCGGCAGTGCCGCGACGCGCTGGACCGGGATGATCGAGAACTGACGCGATTGAGCAGACGCGAGGCCGTGGGCGTCGGCGCGGCGGCCGCCGTGGTGACGACGGCGACGGGCGCCGCACTGCTGGTGTGCCTCGCGGCGGTGGCCGACGCGGTCGCGGCGGGTGCGCTGAGCGGGCCGTGGGCCGCGGTGGTGGTGCTGGTCGCGCTGACCGCGGGCGAGATCGTCGCGACCGTGCCCCCGGCCTGGCAGCAGGCCGCCGCGCTGCGGGGCGCGCAGGGCAGGCTCCTGCCCGCCGACGAACGTGTGACGGGCAGGCCGCGTGCCGACACCGCGCTGCGACCCACGCCGGACACCGCCGAGGTACGGCTGATCAAGGTCGACGCCCGGTGGCCGGGCGCCGCGGAGCCCGCCTTGCGCGACGTGACGATGGAGCTGCCTCCTGGCGCCAGGGTCGCGGTGCTCGGTCCGTCGGGCGCGGGCAAGTCGACGCTGCTCGCGCTCCTGTTGGGCTTCCTGCCCGCTGAACAGGGCATGATCAGCCGTCCCGCGCGGGTCGCCTGGTGCCCGCAGGACGCCTCACTCGTCTCCACCAGCATCCGGGAGAATCTCCGGCTGGCGGACCCCACCGCGGATGACGAGCGCCTGCGGGCCGCCCTGCGGTCGGCGGGGTTGGACGCCTTCGTCGACCGACTGGACACCGTCGTCGGCGGTGACGGAGTCGCCTTGTCCGGCGGCGAGGCGGGCAGGCTCTCCTTCGCGCGGACGCTGCTCGCGGCTCGGGATGCCGACCTGGTGCTGCTGGACGAGCCGACGGCATCGCTCGACGCCGAGGCCGCCGCGCGGGTCCGAGCGGCGATCCGCTCCGAGCTGGCCGACCACACCGTGGTGCACGTGACTCACCACATCGAGGAGGCCGAGGACGCCGATCTCGTGCTGGAGGTGCGCGACGGGACGGTGCGGGCCTACCCCGAACTGGGTGCGCTGGCCTTGTCCAGCCAGCCGCTCTCGATGGAGATCGGCCTGCACAGCGGTCCGGTGGTGGTTCCGGTTCAGCAGGCGAGGGCGGACTAG
- the pheA gene encoding prephenate dehydratase — MRRILYLGPEGTFTEQAARTLVSRVYPDATVGAAQAVLSVAAGPDADLVLAPAVTVRAAMVEVSAGRAEAVVAPVENSVEGSVPATLDALVDADPVVAVAETVLPVRFSVLAAPGTTPERVRTVATHPHAAAQVREWLARELPDAVVVSATSTAAAAVEVLAGRADAAVTAPLAAERYALDVLASDVADVRDAVTSFRLLRSPGRVPEPTGVDRTSLVVTVDDRIGTLADLLTELATRGVNLTRIESRPTRDRLGRYRFFLDLDGHVAERRVADAMAALRRRSQEVRFLGSFPRARIAGRAVAAEISPPDAYSDAAFAEAAAWVQSLQEGSRA, encoded by the coding sequence GTGCGGCGCATTCTCTATCTCGGCCCCGAGGGCACCTTCACCGAGCAGGCAGCCAGGACACTCGTGAGCCGGGTCTACCCGGACGCGACCGTCGGCGCCGCGCAGGCGGTGCTCTCCGTCGCCGCGGGACCCGACGCCGATCTGGTCCTGGCGCCCGCCGTCACGGTGCGCGCCGCCATGGTGGAGGTGTCCGCGGGCCGGGCGGAGGCGGTCGTGGCGCCCGTGGAGAACTCGGTGGAGGGTTCCGTCCCGGCCACGCTCGACGCGCTGGTCGATGCCGACCCCGTCGTCGCGGTCGCCGAGACGGTGCTGCCCGTCAGGTTCAGCGTCCTGGCGGCCCCGGGAACGACGCCGGAGCGGGTTCGCACCGTGGCGACGCATCCGCATGCCGCCGCCCAGGTTCGGGAATGGCTGGCCAGGGAGCTGCCGGACGCGGTCGTCGTGTCCGCCACCTCGACCGCCGCCGCCGCCGTGGAGGTCCTCGCGGGGCGCGCGGACGCGGCCGTCACCGCGCCGCTCGCGGCGGAGCGTTACGCACTCGACGTGCTGGCCTCCGACGTGGCCGACGTCCGCGACGCGGTCACCAGCTTCCGGCTGCTCCGCTCGCCCGGCAGGGTCCCGGAGCCGACCGGCGTCGACCGAACCTCGTTGGTGGTCACCGTCGACGACCGAATCGGGACGCTGGCCGACCTTCTCACCGAGCTGGCGACCAGGGGCGTGAACCTCACCAGGATCGAGTCACGGCCGACGCGGGATCGGCTCGGGCGCTATCGCTTCTTCCTCGACCTAGACGGCCATGTCGCCGAGCGGCGGGTCGCCGACGCGATGGCCGCGCTGCGTCGGCGCAGTCAGGAGGTCAGGTTCCTCGGGTCCTTCCCGCGAGCGCGGATCGCGGGCCGCGCGGTCGCCGCCGAGATCTCGCCGCCGGATGCCTACTCCGATGCGGCCTTCGCCGAGGCGGCGGCCTGGGTTCAGTCGCTACAAGAGGGGAGTCGGGCATGA
- a CDS encoding Hsp20/alpha crystallin family protein: MAIITRRSGWESFGGLNRELDAAFDTLVGRAFGAAAPRRAVNFTPAADVSRDGDDVLITLELPGVDIDSDVAVEVSEGRLSISGSRREARETKKDDRIAKEIRTGAFRREFTIPEHVTPDQVEASYDRGLLEVRVGRVVRPEPTTTRVTVRQGAPAPTAVEQPAEQDGAAAESSDD; encoded by the coding sequence ATGGCCATCATCACGCGACGGTCCGGCTGGGAGTCGTTCGGCGGCCTCAACCGCGAGCTCGATGCGGCGTTCGACACCCTGGTCGGCAGGGCGTTCGGTGCGGCCGCGCCCCGCCGCGCGGTCAACTTCACGCCTGCCGCCGATGTCAGTCGCGACGGCGACGACGTCCTCATCACCCTCGAACTGCCCGGCGTGGACATCGATTCCGATGTGGCGGTGGAGGTCTCCGAGGGCAGGCTGTCGATCAGCGGCAGCAGGCGCGAGGCGCGGGAGACGAAGAAGGACGACCGCATCGCCAAGGAGATCCGCACCGGTGCCTTCCGGCGTGAGTTCACGATTCCGGAGCATGTGACGCCCGATCAGGTCGAGGCGTCCTACGACCGCGGCCTGCTTGAGGTCCGGGTCGGCCGTGTCGTCCGTCCAGAGCCGACCACCACCAGGGTGACCGTGCGACAGGGCGCACCCGCGCCCACCGCCGTCGAGCAGCCCGCCGAGCAGGACGGAGCGGCCGCCGAGTCGAGCGACGACTGA
- a CDS encoding macro domain-containing protein has protein sequence MTVGSVGTTPVDQQALHLVLCAVEPRLADAWHGIAATRPGISVHAGSVLDVRADAVVSPANSYGWMRGGVDALYARAFPMAEENVRSAVLAYHGGELPVGEALLVPTGAGSPRWLVSAPTMREPGEQLAADTVHPYLAARAILRLWAEGTLEQGTPVRRAVRTIAMPGLGTGVGGVDPATCARQVAAAWDEVFALHR, from the coding sequence GTGACCGTCGGTTCGGTGGGCACCACTCCCGTAGATCAGCAGGCTCTGCACCTCGTCCTGTGCGCGGTCGAGCCACGGCTCGCCGACGCGTGGCACGGGATCGCCGCCACCCGGCCGGGGATCTCCGTGCACGCGGGCTCCGTGCTGGACGTGAGAGCCGACGCCGTGGTCAGTCCGGCCAACTCCTACGGATGGATGCGCGGCGGCGTCGACGCCCTGTACGCACGGGCGTTCCCGATGGCCGAGGAGAACGTGCGCAGCGCCGTGCTCGCCTACCACGGCGGCGAGCTGCCCGTCGGCGAGGCACTGCTCGTGCCGACCGGCGCGGGATCACCCCGATGGCTGGTGAGCGCCCCCACGATGCGTGAGCCCGGCGAGCAGCTCGCCGCCGACACGGTGCACCCCTATCTCGCCGCACGGGCCATCCTGCGGCTGTGGGCGGAGGGCACGCTGGAGCAGGGCACCCCGGTGCGGCGGGCCGTCCGCACGATCGCCATGCCCGGCCTGGGCACCGGAGTCGGCGGGGTGGACCCGGCGACCTGCGCACGGCAGGTGGCCGCGGCCTGGGACGAGGTCTTCGCCCTGCATCGGTGA
- a CDS encoding GAF domain-containing sensor histidine kinase → MDSSLAGRTLAAATGITTAALAGDDPDLVLPMVVEQAAALTGADLGLAMVRSPDGTLTVEAAHGGVEGGALEGASSVGDPVGAVLSARSTAARVARGGVPVVVDELTSDPRTAPFVPKVLRGYGPFAVAPFGTRERRLGALAVYRRRGTAGFSAESVEVLTAFAAQAGLALVLAEGTTARRRVAVYQERERIARDLHDVIVQRLYAAGMQLDLLGRGLAGRLEPDEDRRLGETVDQLDTTIDEIRATVRALRSADPAESAPSGLADSARAEAATAGELLGIAPTLELTGPVDDVPTTVADHARAALREALSNVVRHSGAGRVLIRLRRDEHGLSVQVVDDGCGIPPGVTRRGLRHLEERAASAGGRCTVVSSPRSGTDVIWTVPLP, encoded by the coding sequence ATGGACTCCTCCCTCGCGGGCCGCACGCTCGCCGCCGCGACCGGGATCACCACCGCGGCCTTGGCCGGTGACGATCCGGATCTCGTGCTGCCGATGGTCGTCGAGCAGGCCGCCGCGCTCACCGGCGCGGACCTGGGCCTGGCGATGGTGCGCTCGCCTGACGGGACGTTGACGGTGGAGGCCGCGCACGGCGGCGTCGAGGGCGGAGCGCTCGAGGGGGCCTCCTCGGTGGGCGATCCCGTCGGCGCGGTGCTGTCGGCGCGGTCGACGGCGGCCAGGGTGGCCCGCGGCGGCGTCCCGGTGGTGGTCGACGAGCTGACCTCGGACCCGAGGACCGCGCCGTTCGTGCCCAAGGTGCTGCGGGGCTACGGGCCGTTCGCCGTGGCGCCCTTCGGCACCAGGGAACGGCGGCTCGGGGCGTTGGCCGTGTACCGCCGACGTGGCACGGCGGGCTTCTCGGCCGAGTCGGTGGAGGTTCTCACGGCGTTCGCCGCTCAGGCCGGGCTCGCACTGGTGCTCGCCGAGGGGACCACCGCCCGTCGCCGGGTGGCGGTGTACCAGGAGCGGGAGCGCATCGCGCGGGACCTGCACGACGTGATCGTGCAGCGGCTCTACGCGGCGGGCATGCAGCTCGACCTGTTGGGTCGGGGGTTGGCCGGGCGCCTGGAGCCGGACGAGGACAGGCGGCTCGGCGAGACCGTGGACCAACTGGACACCACGATCGACGAGATCCGGGCCACGGTGCGGGCGCTGCGGTCGGCCGATCCGGCGGAGTCCGCACCGAGCGGTCTCGCCGATTCGGCACGGGCGGAGGCGGCGACGGCGGGAGAGCTGCTGGGCATCGCTCCGACCCTGGAGCTGACCGGCCCCGTGGACGACGTTCCGACCACGGTGGCAGACCATGCCAGGGCGGCGCTGCGGGAGGCGCTGTCCAATGTGGTGCGGCACTCCGGGGCGGGGCGGGTGCTCATTCGGCTTCGGCGGGACGAACACGGACTGAGCGTGCAGGTGGTCGACGACGGCTGCGGCATTCCGCCCGGAGTGACCCGGCGTGGCCTGCGACATCTGGAGGAGCGGGCGGCCTCGGCGGGCGGCCGTTGCACGGTCGTCTCCTCGCCTCGATCCGGCACGGACGTGATCTGGACGGTTCCGCTGCCCTGA
- a CDS encoding metallopeptidase family protein codes for MAVEMSRVRFDELVSDALDLIPVEFARAMNNVVVLVEDHNPEEPSLLGLYEGIALTERDSTYGGVLPDRITVYREPLLAMCADEAEVVDEIAVTVVHEIAHHFGIDDERLHELGWG; via the coding sequence ATGGCGGTTGAGATGTCCCGCGTCCGCTTCGACGAACTGGTCTCCGATGCGCTCGACCTCATTCCGGTCGAGTTCGCCCGCGCGATGAACAACGTGGTCGTGCTGGTGGAGGATCACAACCCGGAGGAACCGAGCCTGCTGGGGCTCTACGAGGGCATCGCCCTCACCGAGCGGGACTCGACCTACGGCGGCGTGCTCCCCGACCGGATCACCGTCTACCGCGAGCCGCTGCTGGCGATGTGCGCCGACGAGGCGGAGGTGGTGGATGAGATCGCCGTGACCGTGGTGCACGAGATCGCCCACCACTTCGGCATCGACGACGAACGGCTGCACGAACTCGGCTGGGGCTGA